The Sorangiineae bacterium MSr11367 genome window below encodes:
- a CDS encoding response regulator, giving the protein MPKVLVVEDSASARAFVRAILEDAEFAAALGGCQVTEATSGFDAMRLLPRGPYDLIITDINMADINGLELIHFIRKSEHHRSTPLVIISTLAAQRDVDRGLALGANAYLPKPFTAEQLRATCVRLLSAPGRSGVGGTEQGPRSSVTGIAAPGEVKR; this is encoded by the coding sequence ATGCCCAAAGTTCTCGTGGTGGAAGATTCAGCCTCGGCGCGGGCATTCGTGCGCGCCATTTTGGAAGACGCGGAGTTTGCGGCTGCGCTCGGCGGATGTCAGGTCACGGAAGCGACCAGCGGCTTCGACGCCATGCGGCTTTTGCCGCGCGGTCCTTACGACCTCATCATTACGGACATCAACATGGCCGACATCAACGGCCTGGAGCTGATCCACTTCATCCGCAAGTCCGAGCACCATCGGTCGACGCCCTTGGTCATCATCTCCACCCTGGCCGCCCAGCGGGATGTCGATCGGGGGCTGGCCCTCGGCGCCAACGCCTACCTGCCCAAGCCGTTCACGGCCGAGCAGCTTCGCGCCACGTGTGTGCGCCTTTTGAGCGCGCCGGGCAGATCCGGCGTCGGAGGAACCGAGCAGGGGCCTCGCTCCAGCGTGACCGGGATTGCGGCGCCGGGCGAAGTGAAGCGCTGA
- a CDS encoding competence/damage-inducible protein A, which yields MQPAKTAAVLIIGNELLSGKVEEANLPFLARALRDLGIQLRRVVMVLDDIETIAREVSELSASHDWLFTSGGVGPTHDDVTVDAVAKAFGVAVVTSPEMRTMLLEHYKERCTEGHLRMALIPDGATLETTEAIRWPTIRFKNTWLMPGVPEVFRMKIPVLVEKLGQEVPFISTAVYTKMEEGDLKPLLDDVVAAFPEVDVGSYPKWFDPSYKTKVTFDGRDRAQVFAARDRFVSTLPETEPQRVD from the coding sequence ATGCAGCCGGCGAAGACTGCGGCGGTCCTCATCATTGGCAACGAGCTCCTCTCGGGCAAAGTCGAAGAGGCCAACCTGCCGTTTCTGGCACGCGCGCTTCGCGACTTGGGGATCCAATTGCGCCGCGTCGTCATGGTGCTCGACGACATCGAGACGATTGCGCGTGAGGTGAGTGAACTCTCCGCGTCGCACGACTGGCTCTTCACCTCCGGAGGGGTCGGACCGACGCACGACGACGTGACCGTCGATGCCGTGGCGAAAGCCTTCGGCGTGGCCGTCGTCACCAGCCCCGAGATGCGCACGATGCTGCTCGAGCACTACAAGGAGCGGTGCACCGAAGGTCATCTGCGCATGGCGCTCATTCCCGATGGCGCCACGCTCGAGACGACGGAAGCGATCCGCTGGCCGACGATTCGATTCAAGAACACCTGGCTCATGCCCGGCGTGCCGGAGGTCTTCCGCATGAAGATCCCCGTCCTCGTGGAGAAGCTCGGGCAAGAGGTGCCGTTCATCTCCACCGCGGTCTACACCAAGATGGAAGAGGGGGACTTGAAGCCGCTGCTGGACGACGTCGTCGCGGCGTTTCCCGAGGTGGACGTGGGCTCGTACCCGAAGTGGTTCGACCCGTCGTACAAAACCAAGGTGACCTTCGACGGTCGCGATCGCGCCCAAGTCTTCGCCGCGCGCGACCGCTTCGTCTCGACCCTTCCCGAAACCGAACCGCAGCGCGTCGACTAA